Part of the Sorghum bicolor cultivar BTx623 chromosome 1, Sorghum_bicolor_NCBIv3, whole genome shotgun sequence genome, ATCATGCCTGTTGTTTATTCGTTGCACTGAAAACAATCATGTCTTATAGTTCATCATGAACGTATAACGCCGTCAGTAGCCTCAACAACAAAGACTACACCGTGAACTTTCTGGAGTTTCACGGAATGGTGACCACCAATAATTTTTCTGAAGGCATGATTATAAACCATCAATCTGATTCTGTTAGTTTGTGACATTGTGTATTCAATGGTATGATGGGTTGGTGTGTCAGTCATCAAGATTTGAAGTCATTTCTTCCTAAGCAAAGAGAGTGCTAAGTACTATCTCAAAACATGTCACTAAAGGTTTTTAAAGCTTGTGCTTACTATTTTTTCATTTTACATTCTTGGACAAATCTGAGGAGACAAGTGGGGATAAGAGTGTAGTCAAGAAAGCAAGAAGGTGATAGTGAAGTTGCAAAGGAATGCATGAGAAAAGCTGAGAAATTCAGAAGGCTGGTGACATGAGTTGTAGCCGTGACCAACTGAAGATATTTTGCCTTAAATGTCTGATTGCTCATGAGAGCACGAACTCGAATGTTAATGCTTATAGATTAGCCAAGagtttgatttatgagcatagcTAAGAGTGACAGCACAGTGTTAACTTGGGGCTCCATTTATATAATGTTTAAATACGGCTCAAAGAGCCCCATCAGTTGACTACCCAACACTTTGAGTTGAGCTGCATTAAATTTTGTTCACTTTTTCTAGTTTTCTTGGTTCATAATCAAAGCGCTAGTCATCATAAGAACACCATGAAATGCAGAACACATTCAGCTGATCGCCTTCCAGTCCAGCAGCTCGATCGCTTCCTCCTGTCGTCCACCTGGAAGTGGAAGGACACAGGCCATAGCCATGGCTTCTCTCTGCgcgtccaccaccaccaccatctctGCCTTCCTACTCATACTCTTCATCCATTCCGGCCACTCTCCGGCCGCCGCATTCTACCTCCCGGGTAGCTATCCTCAGCGGTACCGCCCTGGCGACACCCTTGCCGCCAAGGTGAACTCCCTGACCTCGCCGTCCTCCAAGCTCCCCTACCCTTACTACTCCCTTCCCTTCTGCGCCCCGCAACACGGTGCGAGGCACGCTGCGGAgagcctcggcgagctcctcctcgGCGACCGCATCGAGACGTCGCCGTACCGCTTCTCCATGCTCAACAACACCACCACGCCATTGTTCCTCTGCCGCACCGACCCGCTGTCCCCTGGCACCACCGAGCTCATCAAGTCCCGCATCGATGACGCCTATCAGGTCAACCTCCTCCTCGACACCCTCCCTGTCATGCGCTACGTGAAGAACCCGGTCGCGCCCGACGTGCTCCACCGATCCACCGGCTTCCCCGTCGGTGTCCGCGCCGACGACGGCGAGTACTACGTGTACAACCACATAAAGCTCACCGTGCTGGTGAACAAGCAGAACACCACCACCAGGGTGGAGAGCTTGATGGCGACCGCCGACGGGTCCGATCTGATCAGCTTCACCGGCGGCAAGGAGGGCAGCGGCTACACGGTCGTCGGGTTCGAGGTCGTCCCGTGCAGCGTGGAGCACGACGCGGCGGCTATCAAGAACAAGAGCATGTACGACGAGATCACGTTGAAGGCAACCACCGGCTGCGACCCGTCGGTGGTGAGCATGCGCGTGCAGGACAACATGCCGCTGGTCTTCTCCTACGAGGTGGCCTTCGTGGAGAGCAGCATCGAGTGGCCGTCGCGCTGGGACGCGTACCTCGAGATGGGTGGTGCCAAGGTGCACTGGTTCTCCATCCTCAACTCCATCGTGGTGGTCTCGTTCCTGGCCGCGATCGTGCTCGTCATCCTGCTGCGCACCGTGCGACGCGACCTCGCGCAGTACGAGGAGCTCGGCGGCAGCGAGTCTGGGACGCACGCGGACGAGCTAGCCGGGTGGAAGCTCGTGGCCGGCGACGTGTTCCGGGAGCCCAGCCACCCGGTGCTCCTCTGCGTTCTCGTCGGCGATGGCGTGCGCATCCTGGGTATGGGCGTGGTCACCATCGTCTTCGCCGCGCTCGGGTTCATGTCGCCCGCGTGCCGCGGCGCGCTGGTCACCGGCATGCTGTGCTTCTACCTCGTCCTAGGCGTGGCCGCCGGGTACACGGCCGTGAGTCTCTGGAAGACGGTTCGGCAGGGCGACACCGACGGGTGGAAGTCCGTGGCGTGGCGCGCGTCGTTCGCCTTCCCGGGCGTCGGGTTCGCCGTGTTCACCGTGCTCAACTGCGTGCTCTGGTACAACGGAAGCACCGGAGCCGTGCCGTTCCTGCTGTTCGTCGTCATCCTCCTCCTGTGGTTCTTCGTCTCCGTGCCTCTCACCCTTGCCGGGGGCCTCCTCGCCTCCCGCGTTCGCCACATCGAGTTTCCTGTCAAGACCAACAAGATCGCCCGCCAGGTAATAATTAACCTTCGTTCTTTCTTCTTCGAACAGCATTTGCATGGCCGCATGGGTATGAATGTTACAGCTGAAATTACCAAAATCAAATACATGCATGATGCATGGCAGGTGCCGGCGGCACAGTGCTCGCCGTGGGTGTTCGTGGCGGTGGCCGGGACGCTGCCGTTCGGGACGCTGTTCATCGAGCTCTTCTTCATCATGTCGAGCCTGTGGCTGGGCCGCGTCTACTACGTGTTCGGGTTCCTGCTG contains:
- the LOC8077967 gene encoding transmembrane 9 superfamily member 11, whose protein sequence is MASLCASTTTTISAFLLILFIHSGHSPAAAFYLPGSYPQRYRPGDTLAAKVNSLTSPSSKLPYPYYSLPFCAPQHGARHAAESLGELLLGDRIETSPYRFSMLNNTTTPLFLCRTDPLSPGTTELIKSRIDDAYQVNLLLDTLPVMRYVKNPVAPDVLHRSTGFPVGVRADDGEYYVYNHIKLTVLVNKQNTTTRVESLMATADGSDLISFTGGKEGSGYTVVGFEVVPCSVEHDAAAIKNKSMYDEITLKATTGCDPSVVSMRVQDNMPLVFSYEVAFVESSIEWPSRWDAYLEMGGAKVHWFSILNSIVVVSFLAAIVLVILLRTVRRDLAQYEELGGSESGTHADELAGWKLVAGDVFREPSHPVLLCVLVGDGVRILGMGVVTIVFAALGFMSPACRGALVTGMLCFYLVLGVAAGYTAVSLWKTVRQGDTDGWKSVAWRASFAFPGVGFAVFTVLNCVLWYNGSTGAVPFLLFVVILLLWFFVSVPLTLAGGLLASRVRHIEFPVKTNKIARQVPAAQCSPWVFVAVAGTLPFGTLFIELFFIMSSLWLGRVYYVFGFLLVVLSLLVTVCAEVSVVLTYMGLCVEDWRWWWRAFFASGSVALYTLSYAVYYLVFELHSLAGPVSAALYVGYSLLMALAVMLATGAVGLGASFCFVHYLFSTVKLD